Proteins encoded by one window of uncultured Celeribacter sp.:
- a CDS encoding response regulator yields the protein MSLEVLAVDDSRTMRDMLNLALSSAGFTAHLAEDGVHGLEVLEDIEPDVIITDINMPRMDGFGFIDAVRAESKWSRIPILVLTTESADELKAKARAAGATGWIVKPFDPAKLVKALQMVAG from the coding sequence ATGAGCCTGGAAGTTCTCGCTGTCGATGACAGCCGCACCATGCGCGATATGCTCAATCTTGCTCTTTCTTCTGCCGGCTTCACCGCCCATCTCGCCGAAGACGGCGTGCATGGCCTTGAAGTCCTCGAAGACATCGAACCCGACGTCATCATCACCGACATCAACATGCCGCGCATGGATGGTTTTGGCTTCATTGATGCGGTGCGTGCCGAGTCGAAATGGAGCCGTATCCCCATTCTCGTGCTGACCACCGAAAGCGCCGATGAGCTCAAGGCCAAGGCCCGTGCCGCCGGAGCCACCGGTTGGATCGTCAAGCCGTTCGACCCGGCAAAACTCGTAAAAGCCCTGCAAATGGTGGCTGGTTAA
- a CDS encoding sugar ABC transporter permease: protein MHPALQGLLTIAIGVGACIGYFYFSNIILDKVIFPARGANAGRNINRANLVRPWLFLLPGLAALGLYLAYPVVETLRLSLTDRDLGGAYVGLENYRKMSGDPKFWEAMRNNAFWLLVVPAMSTAFGLLVAQLTDRIRWGSIAKSLIFMPMAISFVGAAVIWKLVYDARPLGTEQIGILNAIYLALGGDQPMNWLTIPFWNNFFLMVVLIWIQTGFAMVILSAALRGVPEETIEAAIVDGANPFQIFFRIKVPQIMGTIVVVWTTITIVVLKVFDIVFAMTNGQWETQVLANYMYDQLFRARDWGVGSAAAMVIMLLVTPILVWNVYNARKEMK from the coding sequence ATGCATCCGGCACTTCAGGGGCTTTTGACCATCGCCATCGGCGTGGGGGCCTGTATCGGTTATTTCTATTTTTCCAACATCATCCTGGACAAGGTGATCTTCCCCGCGCGCGGGGCCAATGCCGGGCGCAATATCAACCGTGCCAATCTGGTGCGCCCTTGGCTGTTCCTCTTGCCGGGGCTTGCAGCTCTTGGGCTCTATCTGGCCTATCCGGTGGTCGAGACGCTGCGGCTGTCTCTCACCGACCGGGACCTCGGCGGGGCCTATGTGGGGCTTGAAAATTACCGCAAAATGTCCGGCGATCCGAAATTCTGGGAAGCGATGCGCAACAACGCCTTCTGGCTTTTGGTTGTGCCTGCGATGTCCACCGCCTTCGGGCTTTTGGTGGCGCAGCTCACCGACCGCATCCGCTGGGGCTCTATCGCCAAGTCCTTGATTTTCATGCCGATGGCGATCTCTTTTGTCGGCGCGGCGGTGATCTGGAAACTGGTTTATGACGCGCGGCCCTTGGGGACGGAACAGATCGGCATCTTGAATGCGATCTATCTGGCCTTGGGCGGCGATCAGCCGATGAACTGGCTGACGATACCGTTCTGGAATAACTTTTTCCTTATGGTGGTCTTGATCTGGATTCAGACCGGGTTCGCCATGGTGATCCTCTCGGCGGCTCTCAGGGGCGTGCCGGAAGAGACCATCGAGGCCGCGATTGTCGATGGTGCCAATCCGTTCCAGATTTTCTTTCGCATTAAAGTGCCGCAAATCATGGGCACCATCGTTGTCGTCTGGACCACGATCACCATCGTGGTGCTCAAGGTCTTCGACATCGTGTTCGCCATGACCAACGGACAATGGGAGACGCAGGTGCTCGCCAACTATATGTACGACCAATTGTTCCGCGCGCGTGATTGGGGTGTCGGCTCTGCGGCGGCCATGGTGATCATGCTTTTGGTGACGCCCATTCTGGTGTGGAACGTCTACAACGCCCGCAAAGAGATGAAGTGA
- a CDS encoding GH1 family beta-glucosidase translates to MTSRPTLTRKDFPNGFLFGAATAAYQVEGHKFGGAGPTHWDTFAATPGNVLRAEDGALACDQYHRYGEDMDLLKQGGFDAYRFSTSWARVIPEGRGAVNREGLDYYDRLTDAILERGLEPHLTLYHWEMPAALADLGGWTNPDVHLWFGDFVEVIDDKIGDRMATVATINEPWCVSYLSHFLGHHAPGRRDIRAAARAMHHVLKAHGEAMTRLRDRGRKNLGIVINFEHTQPASDDPKDIQAAATQDATNNRWFIEAIAKGEYPQEALEGLEPHLPKGWQDDMAAISQPIDWLGVNYYFRQLVAHDTASPWPYTKPAQGHLATTQMGWEIYPEGLRALLVNLKDRYVGDLPILVTENGMAWEDHVRNGVVHDPERCAYITDHMAAMHRAIAEGVNLKGFFYWSLLDNYEWAFGYERRFGMVHVDFETLQRTPKASYHMLKDMIARS, encoded by the coding sequence ATGACATCCCGCCCCACCCTGACCCGCAAAGACTTTCCGAACGGCTTTCTCTTTGGCGCCGCCACAGCCGCCTATCAGGTCGAGGGCCATAAATTCGGTGGCGCAGGCCCGACGCATTGGGACACTTTCGCCGCCACGCCGGGCAATGTGCTGCGCGCGGAAGACGGCGCTTTGGCCTGCGATCAGTACCACCGCTACGGCGAGGATATGGACCTGTTGAAGCAAGGCGGTTTCGACGCTTACCGCTTTTCCACCAGTTGGGCGCGGGTGATCCCCGAAGGCCGCGGCGCCGTGAACCGCGAAGGCCTCGATTATTACGACCGACTTACCGACGCCATTCTGGAACGCGGACTGGAGCCACATCTGACGCTGTACCATTGGGAAATGCCTGCGGCTCTGGCCGATCTGGGCGGCTGGACCAACCCCGACGTGCATCTCTGGTTCGGCGATTTTGTCGAGGTGATTGACGATAAGATCGGCGACCGTATGGCCACGGTGGCGACGATCAACGAACCCTGGTGCGTCTCTTATCTCTCGCATTTCCTGGGGCATCACGCGCCGGGTCGCCGCGACATCCGCGCCGCTGCCCGTGCCATGCATCATGTCCTGAAGGCGCATGGCGAAGCGATGACCCGCCTGCGCGACCGGGGCCGCAAGAACCTTGGCATCGTGATCAATTTCGAACACACCCAGCCCGCCAGCGACGATCCGAAAGACATCCAAGCCGCCGCCACGCAGGACGCCACAAACAATCGCTGGTTCATCGAGGCCATCGCGAAAGGGGAATATCCGCAAGAGGCGCTCGAAGGTCTGGAGCCGCATCTGCCCAAAGGCTGGCAAGACGATATGGCCGCGATTTCCCAGCCCATCGACTGGCTCGGCGTGAACTATTATTTCCGCCAACTCGTGGCCCATGACACCGCCTCACCCTGGCCCTATACCAAACCCGCTCAGGGTCACTTGGCCACCACGCAAATGGGCTGGGAGATTTACCCCGAGGGCCTGCGCGCGCTTTTGGTCAACCTCAAGGACCGCTATGTCGGCGATCTGCCGATCCTGGTGACGGAAAACGGCATGGCTTGGGAGGATCACGTGAGAAACGGCGTGGTGCACGACCCGGAACGCTGCGCCTATATCACCGATCACATGGCCGCGATGCATCGGGCGATTGCCGAGGGCGTGAACCTCAAGGGCTTTTTCTACTGGTCCCTTTTGGACAACTATGAATGGGCTTTTGGCTATGAGCGCCGCTTCGGCATGGTGCATGTGGATTTTGAAACATTGCAGCGCACCCCCAAAGCCTCGTATCACATGTTGAAAGACATGATCGCACGGAGCTGA
- a CDS encoding carbohydrate ABC transporter permease → MDNIAGKKPALIWATHISVVLLVVLWLFPTVGLFVSSFRTADQISSSGWWKAMLPQEQNTMIRTASPETQQQIDGNYVIEGNLFEEEGDAAGEISAWGISSRDIAAYAPGETADLGEDGQLSVAVNGDYRLVNETEFSGRRGERVFLTATTPPSFTLDNYRTVLVDGQATDKMGKAFINTLTVTIPATVIPILIAAFAAYALAWMDFRGRAFLIAVIVGLLVVPLQLALIPLLSFHGAVVEWFIALVGTPMEDNARRFAEVGALGRMFGFEPGDTINSKGYLGVWAAHTGFGLPLAIYLLRNYMVGLPKDIIENARVDGATDFQIFTKIILPLSFPALASFAIFQFLWTWNDLLVALVFLIDSSGETTVMTRQIVELLGTRGGNWEILATAAFVSIAVPLTVFFFMQKYLVRGLLAGSVK, encoded by the coding sequence ATGGATAATATCGCCGGTAAGAAACCCGCCCTGATCTGGGCCACGCATATTTCGGTCGTGCTTTTGGTCGTGCTGTGGCTCTTCCCGACCGTGGGGCTATTCGTCTCGTCGTTTCGCACGGCGGATCAAATCTCCAGCTCCGGCTGGTGGAAAGCGATGCTCCCGCAGGAGCAGAACACGATGATCCGCACCGCAAGCCCTGAGACGCAGCAGCAGATCGACGGCAATTACGTGATCGAAGGCAATCTTTTCGAAGAAGAGGGCGATGCGGCGGGTGAAATTTCCGCCTGGGGCATTTCGTCCCGCGACATTGCCGCCTATGCGCCGGGTGAGACCGCCGATCTGGGCGAGGACGGGCAGTTGAGTGTTGCTGTCAATGGCGACTACCGCCTTGTGAATGAGACGGAATTTTCGGGCCGCCGCGGCGAGCGCGTGTTCCTGACCGCGACCACGCCGCCGTCCTTCACGCTCGACAATTACCGCACGGTTCTGGTCGACGGGCAGGCCACCGACAAGATGGGCAAAGCCTTCATCAACACGCTGACCGTCACAATCCCCGCCACTGTCATCCCGATCTTGATAGCGGCCTTCGCGGCCTATGCTTTGGCCTGGATGGATTTCCGGGGGCGGGCGTTCCTGATCGCTGTCATCGTCGGACTTTTGGTCGTGCCGCTGCAACTGGCGCTCATCCCGCTGTTGAGCTTCCATGGCGCCGTCGTCGAATGGTTCATCGCCCTTGTCGGCACGCCGATGGAGGACAACGCGCGCCGTTTTGCCGAAGTGGGTGCTTTGGGCCGAATGTTCGGTTTTGAACCCGGCGACACGATCAATTCCAAGGGCTATCTGGGCGTTTGGGCGGCGCATACCGGGTTCGGCCTGCCGCTCGCGATCTATCTCTTGCGCAACTACATGGTCGGCCTGCCGAAAGACATCATCGAGAACGCCCGTGTGGACGGCGCGACGGATTTCCAGATTTTCACCAAAATCATCCTGCCACTGTCCTTCCCCGCACTTGCGTCCTTCGCGATCTTCCAATTCCTCTGGACCTGGAACGATTTGTTGGTCGCACTCGTTTTCCTGATCGACAGCTCCGGAGAAACCACCGTGATGACGCGGCAGATCGTCGAACTTCTGGGCACCCGTGGCGGCAATTGGGAAATCCTTGCCACCGCCGCCTTCGTGTCCATCGCCGTGCCGCTGACGGTGTTCTTCTTCATGCAGAAATATCTGGTGCGCGGCCTTCTGGCCGGCTCGGTAAAGTAA
- the ugpC gene encoding sn-glycerol-3-phosphate ABC transporter ATP-binding protein UgpC: MADLKLENVAKVYGGKVEVLKDINLDIETGELIVFVGPSGCGKSTLLRMIAGLEKISGGTLEIDGVRVNDVPPAQRGIAMVFQSYALYPHMTVYDNMAFSLKLAKKSKDEIKEAVMRAAHILQLEDYLDRLPKALSGGQRQRVAIGRAIVRDPKVYLFDEPLSNLDAALRVATRLEIAQLKESMPDSTMIYVTHDQVEAMTLADRIVVLANKGIAQVGSPLDLYEKPDNEFVAQFIGSPSMNLLPGEIIETGAVTKVKLDGEGIATSAIPTEPSDMGRRVNVGVRPEDMHLAEGEAIVDGVVDVVEALGEVTLLYFVAERGLDPLIAKLPGIHAGLKGQTVKLSAPPEKVHLFADGLSMRPKD; the protein is encoded by the coding sequence ATGGCTGATCTGAAACTGGAAAATGTCGCCAAGGTTTATGGTGGCAAGGTCGAGGTCCTGAAGGACATCAATCTCGACATCGAGACCGGCGAGCTGATCGTCTTCGTCGGCCCGTCCGGCTGTGGCAAATCCACGCTTTTGCGCATGATCGCGGGGCTGGAGAAAATCTCCGGCGGCACGCTTGAGATCGACGGGGTGCGGGTCAACGACGTGCCCCCCGCGCAACGCGGCATCGCCATGGTGTTCCAGTCCTACGCGCTCTACCCGCATATGACGGTCTACGACAACATGGCCTTCTCCCTGAAACTTGCCAAGAAATCCAAGGACGAGATCAAGGAGGCGGTGATGCGCGCCGCTCATATCCTGCAACTCGAAGACTATCTCGACCGCCTGCCGAAGGCGCTTTCGGGCGGTCAGCGGCAACGCGTTGCCATCGGTCGGGCCATCGTGCGCGACCCGAAGGTCTATCTCTTCGATGAACCGCTCTCCAACCTCGACGCAGCGCTGCGCGTCGCGACACGCCTTGAGATCGCCCAGCTCAAGGAAAGCATGCCCGACAGCACGATGATCTACGTGACCCACGATCAGGTGGAGGCGATGACCTTGGCCGATCGCATCGTGGTGCTGGCCAACAAAGGCATCGCGCAGGTCGGAAGCCCGCTCGATCTCTATGAGAAACCCGACAATGAATTCGTCGCGCAATTTATCGGCTCGCCCTCGATGAACCTTTTGCCTGGCGAAATCATCGAGACCGGGGCGGTGACCAAGGTCAAGCTTGACGGCGAAGGCATCGCCACCTCCGCGATCCCAACCGAGCCGTCCGACATGGGGCGCCGCGTCAACGTCGGCGTGCGCCCCGAGGACATGCATCTCGCGGAAGGCGAAGCCATTGTTGACGGTGTCGTCGATGTGGTCGAGGCGCTGGGGGAGGTGACCTTGCTCTATTTCGTCGCCGAACGCGGCCTCGATCCCTTGATCGCCAAGCTGCCGGGCATCCATGCGGGTCTCAAAGGCCAGACGGTGAAACTCTCCGCACCGCCGGAGAAAGTGCACCTCTTCGCCGATGGGCTGTCGATGCGGCCGAAAGACTAA
- a CDS encoding ABC transporter substrate-binding protein, which yields MKKTLYSGAATLALVAGGAQAQDLTIAGPWIGADQEMVEQVLAVFEEQSGLDVAYVGSDSFEQQIVIDAEAGSAPNVAVFPQPGLAADMARRGFLTPLSEGTDEWLKENYAAGESWTALGTYTGEDGADHLYAFPYKIDVKSLVWYVPENFEDAGYEIPETMEELKALTEQIVADGETPWCIGLGSGAATGWPATDWVEDMMLRVQPPEVYDGWVTNEVKFDDPRVIEAIEEFGWFARNDDFVSGGSGSVASTDFRDSPKGLFASPPQCYMHHMASFIPAFFPEGTMLGEDADFFYFPAYESKDLGQPVLGAGTLWAITNDSPEAQQFMEFLKTTDAHEAWMKQKGFLTPYKAVDTSVFSDPTLKKMNDILLGATTFRFDASDLMPGGVGAGSFWTGMVDYAGGEPAEDVAKSIQDSWDALK from the coding sequence ATGAAAAAGACACTTTACTCCGGTGCCGCCACGCTCGCTTTGGTTGCGGGTGGTGCGCAGGCGCAGGATTTGACGATTGCCGGACCGTGGATCGGTGCCGACCAGGAAATGGTCGAACAGGTTTTGGCTGTTTTCGAAGAGCAGAGCGGCCTTGACGTCGCCTATGTCGGGTCCGACAGCTTTGAACAGCAGATCGTGATTGATGCCGAAGCGGGTTCTGCGCCCAATGTCGCCGTCTTCCCGCAGCCGGGTCTGGCCGCCGATATGGCACGCCGCGGGTTCCTGACGCCCCTGAGCGAGGGTACGGATGAATGGCTGAAAGAGAATTACGCGGCGGGCGAAAGCTGGACCGCTTTGGGGACATACACGGGCGAGGACGGTGCCGATCACCTCTACGCCTTCCCCTATAAGATCGACGTGAAATCGCTGGTTTGGTACGTGCCGGAGAATTTCGAGGACGCGGGTTATGAGATCCCCGAAACCATGGAAGAGCTCAAAGCGCTGACCGAACAGATCGTCGCCGATGGCGAAACGCCGTGGTGCATCGGCCTGGGGTCGGGCGCTGCGACCGGCTGGCCCGCCACCGACTGGGTCGAGGACATGATGCTGCGCGTTCAACCGCCCGAGGTTTATGACGGCTGGGTCACCAATGAGGTGAAATTCGACGATCCGCGCGTGATCGAAGCCATCGAGGAATTCGGCTGGTTCGCCCGCAATGACGATTTCGTTTCCGGCGGGTCCGGCTCCGTAGCGTCGACCGATTTCCGGGACAGCCCGAAAGGTCTCTTTGCCTCGCCGCCGCAATGCTACATGCATCACATGGCGTCCTTTATTCCGGCCTTCTTCCCCGAGGGTACGATGCTGGGCGAGGATGCGGATTTCTTCTACTTCCCGGCCTATGAGAGCAAAGACCTCGGCCAGCCGGTGCTGGGCGCGGGCACGCTTTGGGCGATCACCAACGACAGCCCCGAAGCGCAACAGTTCATGGAATTCCTGAAAACCACCGATGCGCATGAGGCTTGGATGAAACAGAAAGGCTTCCTGACGCCCTATAAGGCGGTGGACACCTCTGTCTTCTCCGACCCGACGCTGAAGAAGATGAACGACATTCTTCTGGGTGCGACCACCTTCCGCTTTGATGCCTCCGATCTGATGCCGGGTGGCGTGGGCGCCGGGTCCTTCTGGACCGGCATGGTCGATTATGCCGGTGGCGAACCCGCCGAGGATGTCGCCAAGTCGATCCAGGACTCCTGGGATGCTCTCAAGTAA
- a CDS encoding alpha-glucosidase, which translates to MTATSSSPEHFTREKDWWRGAVIYQIYPRSYQDSNGDGIGDLLGIVQRLPYIASLGVDAIWISPFFTSPMKDFGYDVSDYCDVDPMFGSLADFDAVIDTAHQYGVKVLIDLVLSHTSDQHPWFIESREDKTNPKANWYVWADAKPDGTPPNNWLSIFGGSAWQWDAGRLQYYLHNFLTSQPDLNFHEPEVQKALLDVAEFWLHRGVDGFRLDTINFYTHDAELRDNPPLAPEERQAKTAPAVNPYTWQNHIYDKSRPENLEFLRKLRAVMEPFNAAAVGEVGDDQRDLEILGEYTAGDDLMHMCYAFDLLSGDTPTPEYIKSVMDKVDEVAADGWACWAYSNHDVVRHMSRWHLDPMGARAFTTLMMCLRGSTCIYQGEELGLPEAELKFEDLQDPYGILFWPDFKGRDGCRTPMVWERSQHHGGFSSAGQTWLPVSADHYPLAVAQSEYDPGAILHHYRRAIAFRHAHKALMTGTMEDMHVNGPCLVFTRKNEEEELFCAFNLSDQPTSLEAPKGNWHQVGSELNSASPMEDGKLHLGPWQPAIMLRYKV; encoded by the coding sequence ATGACCGCAACTTCTTCCTCCCCTGAGCATTTCACCCGTGAAAAAGATTGGTGGCGTGGCGCCGTCATCTATCAGATCTACCCGCGCTCCTATCAGGACAGCAACGGCGACGGCATCGGCGATCTTTTGGGCATCGTGCAGCGTTTGCCCTATATCGCCTCGCTCGGCGTCGACGCGATCTGGATTTCGCCGTTCTTCACCTCGCCGATGAAGGACTTCGGCTATGATGTTTCGGATTATTGCGATGTCGACCCGATGTTCGGCTCTCTCGCGGATTTCGACGCGGTGATCGACACGGCGCATCAATACGGCGTCAAGGTGCTGATCGACCTGGTTCTCAGCCACACCTCCGACCAGCACCCGTGGTTCATCGAGAGCCGTGAGGACAAGACCAACCCGAAGGCCAATTGGTATGTCTGGGCGGACGCGAAACCCGATGGCACGCCGCCCAATAACTGGCTGTCGATCTTTGGCGGCTCGGCCTGGCAATGGGATGCGGGGCGGTTGCAGTACTACCTGCACAACTTCCTGACGTCGCAGCCCGATCTGAACTTTCACGAACCCGAGGTGCAAAAGGCGCTGTTGGATGTCGCCGAGTTCTGGCTACACCGTGGCGTGGACGGCTTCCGTCTCGACACGATCAACTTCTACACCCACGACGCCGAGTTGCGCGACAACCCGCCCTTGGCGCCCGAAGAGCGTCAGGCCAAGACCGCGCCTGCCGTGAACCCCTATACTTGGCAAAACCACATCTATGACAAATCCCGGCCCGAGAACCTTGAGTTCCTGCGCAAACTGCGCGCCGTGATGGAGCCCTTCAACGCCGCCGCCGTCGGCGAGGTGGGGGATGACCAGCGCGATCTGGAAATCCTCGGCGAATACACCGCCGGCGATGATCTCATGCATATGTGCTACGCCTTCGATCTTCTGTCCGGCGATACGCCGACGCCCGAGTATATCAAGAGCGTGATGGACAAGGTGGATGAGGTGGCCGCAGATGGGTGGGCCTGTTGGGCGTACTCAAATCACGACGTGGTGCGGCATATGTCGCGCTGGCATCTCGATCCGATGGGTGCGCGGGCCTTCACGACGCTGATGATGTGTCTGCGTGGCTCGACCTGTATCTATCAGGGCGAGGAGTTGGGCCTGCCGGAGGCGGAGCTGAAGTTCGAAGATCTGCAAGACCCCTACGGCATTCTGTTCTGGCCGGATTTCAAAGGCCGCGACGGCTGTCGCACGCCGATGGTCTGGGAACGCTCCCAGCATCATGGCGGCTTCTCCAGCGCGGGCCAGACCTGGTTGCCGGTGAGCGCGGATCACTATCCGCTGGCGGTCGCGCAGTCTGAATACGATCCGGGCGCGATCCTGCACCATTACCGCCGCGCGATTGCTTTCCGCCATGCGCATAAGGCGCTGATGACCGGCACGATGGAAGACATGCATGTGAATGGGCCTTGCCTGGTTTTCACCCGCAAAAATGAGGAAGAAGAGCTGTTCTGTGCCTTCAACCTGTCCGATCAACCGACGAGCCTTGAGGCGCCGAAGGGCAATTGGCATCAGGTCGGCAGCGAATTGAATTCCGCCTCGCCGATGGAAGACGGCAAGCTGCATCTGGGGCCTTGGCAGCCCGCGATCATGCTGCGGTATAAAGTCTGA
- a CDS encoding substrate-binding domain-containing protein produces the protein MNLKELSTLLGLSQTTVSRALNGYPEVSEVTRDKVMKAAKQHNYTPNTRARGLATGRNHAVGHVIPLSTEHEVVNPVFTDFIAGASEIYSRENYDMMLTIVPDKTEAEAYRKIAAKGSVDGVIVHGPKADDPRIALLREIGMPFVVHGRSGIAEESEYSWVDMNNTRAFERATQFLIDLGHRRIGLLNGLETMDFAMKRREGYRAAHISAGLPEREELCYSAEMTEEYGFSATMELLALRKPPTAILASSIIVGFGVRRALDTSGLKIGKDVSLIVHDDDLSYLRNGATEPIYTATRSSVRMAGRICAEILMEQISDPKRPMRHVLLDAELIIGHTTGPAPKR, from the coding sequence ATGAACCTCAAAGAGCTTTCCACCCTGCTGGGCCTGTCCCAGACCACCGTGTCGCGGGCGTTGAACGGCTATCCCGAAGTGTCCGAAGTGACGCGAGACAAGGTGATGAAAGCCGCAAAACAGCACAATTATACGCCCAACACCCGCGCCCGTGGCTTGGCCACAGGGCGCAATCATGCGGTGGGCCATGTGATCCCGCTGTCGACCGAACATGAGGTGGTGAACCCCGTGTTTACAGACTTTATCGCGGGCGCGTCCGAGATCTATTCGCGCGAAAACTACGACATGATGCTCACCATCGTGCCCGACAAAACGGAGGCCGAGGCCTATCGCAAAATCGCCGCGAAAGGGTCCGTCGATGGCGTTATCGTGCATGGCCCCAAGGCCGACGATCCCCGCATCGCGCTCTTGCGCGAGATCGGCATGCCCTTTGTGGTGCATGGCCGGTCGGGCATTGCCGAGGAAAGCGAATATTCCTGGGTCGATATGAACAACACCCGTGCTTTCGAGCGCGCCACCCAGTTCCTGATTGACCTCGGGCATCGCCGCATCGGGCTTTTGAACGGCCTGGAGACCATGGATTTCGCCATGAAACGCCGCGAAGGCTATCGGGCGGCGCATATCTCGGCGGGTTTGCCGGAAAGAGAAGAGCTTTGCTACTCTGCTGAAATGACAGAGGAATACGGGTTTTCCGCCACCATGGAGCTGCTGGCGTTGCGCAAACCTCCGACGGCGATCCTGGCGTCTTCGATCATCGTGGGCTTTGGCGTGCGCCGCGCGCTCGACACCTCGGGCCTCAAGATCGGCAAGGATGTCTCACTGATCGTGCATGACGACGATCTGTCCTATCTGCGCAACGGTGCGACCGAGCCGATTTACACCGCCACGCGGTCCTCTGTGCGCATGGCCGGACGGATTTGCGCCGAGATTTTGATGGAACAAATTTCTGATCCGAAACGCCCGATGCGCCACGTGCTTCTGGATGCGGAATTGATCATCGGCCATACCACCGGACCAGCCCCCAAGCGCTAA
- a CDS encoding STAS domain-containing protein — MTTHVQLHDRLDYQSVMPLMEELKTITDDELVIDAGNVRHLGTLPLQVILATVKQRTAQGKQTRLTNASDGCVDILSLFGFSPETLTQTEAWT; from the coding sequence ATGACAACACATGTGCAACTCCACGACCGGCTCGATTATCAGTCCGTGATGCCCCTCATGGAAGAACTGAAGACGATCACCGATGACGAGCTGGTGATTGATGCAGGAAACGTGCGCCACCTCGGCACGCTCCCGCTGCAAGTGATCCTTGCGACCGTCAAACAACGGACCGCACAGGGCAAACAAACCCGCCTGACGAATGCCTCCGACGGCTGCGTCGATATTCTGAGCCTCTTTGGCTTTTCTCCTGAAACCCTGACCCAAACGGAGGCTTGGACATGA
- a CDS encoding glucokinase, whose product MPKHPADTLTLLADIGGTNTRVALADGVTLLPETIRRYSNRKFPGLETVLRQYIAEEGDVDCKGACVAVAGPVRDDVGTMTNLDWTIDKDTLRRACQAEHVAILNDLQAQGHALGLVSSDNIRPIITGPEASPQAVRLVVGIGTGFNAAPVFETGAGRLVAPSECGHANLPIRNEHELALCQFVETAHGFPAVEDVLSGRGLERVYLFLGTEAGDAFEKSAAEIMASVEAEDDPRATAAAQLFVKILGTVVGNLSLVQLPFGGVYLVGGVARHIAPYLDRFGFDEAFRDKGRFAGFMKNFSVSVIEDDYAALTGCASHMHHMYP is encoded by the coding sequence ATGCCCAAACATCCCGCCGACACCCTCACCCTTCTGGCCGACATCGGCGGGACCAACACCCGCGTGGCTCTGGCCGATGGGGTGACGCTTTTGCCCGAGACGATCCGGCGCTATTCCAACCGCAAATTCCCGGGTCTCGAAACCGTGCTCCGGCAATATATCGCGGAAGAAGGCGATGTGGATTGCAAAGGCGCCTGTGTTGCCGTGGCGGGTCCGGTGCGCGACGACGTCGGCACGATGACCAATCTCGACTGGACCATCGACAAGGACACGCTGCGCCGCGCCTGTCAGGCCGAACATGTAGCGATCCTCAACGATCTTCAGGCCCAGGGCCATGCTTTGGGCCTTGTCAGTTCCGACAATATCCGCCCGATCATCACCGGTCCGGAAGCCTCGCCTCAGGCCGTGCGTCTCGTGGTCGGCATCGGCACCGGGTTCAACGCAGCACCTGTGTTCGAGACCGGCGCGGGCCGTCTCGTGGCGCCCTCCGAATGCGGCCACGCCAACCTGCCGATCCGCAATGAGCACGAGTTAGCGCTTTGTCAGTTCGTCGAGACCGCACATGGCTTTCCGGCGGTCGAAGATGTGCTCTCCGGCCGTGGCCTTGAGCGCGTTTACCTGTTCTTGGGCACCGAAGCGGGCGACGCGTTTGAGAAATCCGCCGCCGAGATCATGGCCTCGGTCGAAGCGGAGGACGATCCGCGCGCGACGGCGGCAGCCCAGCTCTTCGTCAAGATCCTCGGCACCGTCGTGGGCAACCTGTCGCTGGTGCAACTGCCCTTCGGCGGCGTCTATCTGGTGGGCGGCGTGGCGCGCCATATCGCGCCCTATCTCGACCGTTTCGGCTTTGACGAGGCCTTCCGAGACAAAGGCCGATTTGCCGGTTTCATGAAGAATTTTTCGGTTTCCGTGATCGAAGACGACTATGCGGCGCTGACCGGTTGCGCCTCTCACATGCACCATATGTACCCGTAA